The following proteins are encoded in a genomic region of Columba livia isolate bColLiv1 breed racing homer chromosome 17, bColLiv1.pat.W.v2, whole genome shotgun sequence:
- the EIF4ENIF1 gene encoding eukaryotic translation initiation factor 4E transporter isoform X6, with protein MDKRGGITETENGDAFLELNRITTKYPHRYTKEELLDIKERPYSKQRPSCLSEKYDSDGVWDPEKWHASLYPSSGRTSPVESFKKDLDSDRTSLMRRIVDPRERVKEDDLDVVLSPQRRSFGGGCHVTAAISSRRAGSPLEKENDGVRVIGGRRIGSGRIISSRNFDKDHRGGEKDLRDSRDVRDRDRDRDYKDKRFRREFGDSKRVFGERRRNDSYTEEEPEWFSAGPTSQSETIELTGFDDKILEEDHKGRKRTRRRTASLKEGIECNGGVAEEDEVQAALANETPADQEVPREAVLQEPAPGEFDFNEFFNLDKSVPGLASMIEDVLGEGSVSASRFSRWFSNPSRSGSRSSSLRSTPHEELERLAAHSGVVLSVEEVEAGLKGLKVEQEGKIATPFMAEQMEEALNVAGSRQIKKDGDMTAFNKLVSSMKASGTLPSQPKVNSLESHLMSPPEMAGQPLSKNILQELLGPPITRPASSNVLSGLIGGLEPAASLLTQRAPSPPIPPVFPTRAASADYLRHRISSPIGFGQGSQQMLGDPFPGVRKPMSPVTAQMSPLEIQQAALEGLTLPHDLAIQAANFYQHGFGKPQMDKSRDGYRNRQQRMTKSPAPGHRGNASSPAPAASITSMLSPSFTPTSVIRKMYESKEKSKEEPVSGKMKVSDGKDENQRPNEATDNLLSSSVENADQETLPTLGTKLPALQRSTCSTPLTQANRCTKEQDYRPKSTGRKTPTMASPVPGSPFLRPVHQVPLVPHVPIVRPAHQLHPGLVQRMLAQGVHPQHLPLLQAGMLPPGVDLSHLQGISAPILGQPFYPLPTASHHILNPRSGTPLQLAMMQQQLQRSGTGAQGSPAGAQTSPQNVLPRTGLSHGHTPLDHRPSQRSGSPIGLAKWFGSDVLQQPLPSMPSKVISVDELEYRQ; from the exons ATGGATAAAAGAGGAGGCataacagaaactgaaaatggtGATGCTTTCCTGGAGCTGAACAGAATTACGACGAAATACCCACATCGTTACACAAAG gAGGAACTGCTGGATATTAAGGAGCGTCCCTACTCTAAGCAAAGACCTTCttgtctttctgaaaaatatgaCAG cGATGGTGTCTGGGATCCAGAGAAGTGGCATGCATCTTTGTATCCGAGTTCAGGAAGAACTTCACCAgtggaaagctttaaaaaagatCTGGATTCAGATCGGACTTCTCTTATGCGTAGGATAGTGG ATCCAAGAGAGCGAGTGAAAGAAGATGACTTGGATGTAGTCTTAAGTCCCCAAAGGCGAAGCTTTGGAGGTGGCTGTCACGTAACTGCAGCTATTAGCTCACGTCGAGCAGGGAGCCCCTTAGAAAAGGAGAACGATGGTGTCCGTGTTATTGGTGGCCGTAGGATTGGCAGTGGAAGAATTATCTCTTCTCGCAACTTTGATAAAGACCACCGGGGTGGCGAAAAAGACTTACGTGATTCTAGAGATGTGAGAGACCGAGATCGGGACAGGGACTACAAAGATAAACGCTTCAgg AGGGAGTTTGGTGACAGCAAACGGGTCTTTGGGGAGCGAAGGAGGAATGACTCCTACACTGAAGAGGAGCCTGAGTGGTTCTCTGCTGGTCCTACAAGTCAGTCTGAAACCATTGAGCTCACAGGCTTTGATGATAAAATTTTGGAGGAGGATCACAAAGGGAGAAAACGTACAAGACGACGTACAGCCTCACTAAAAGAAG ggaTAGAATGCAATGGTGGAGTGGCAGAAGAGGATGAAGTGCAAGCTGCCCTTGCCAATGAAACTCCAGCAGATCAGGAAGTCCCTAGGGAAGCCGTCTTACAAGAACCAGCTCCAGGAGAGTTTGACTTCAATGAGTTCTTTAACTTGGATAAAAGTGTTCCTGGCCTGGCTTCG ATGATAGAGGATGTGCTGGGGGAAGGTTCTGTGTCTGCCAGCAGGTTCAGCAGGTGGTTTTCTAATCCGAGTCGTTCTGGAAGTCGGTCAAGCAGCTTGAGATCTACACCACATGAGGAACTGGAGAGGCTAGCAG CACATTCAGGAGTTGTACTTTCTGTGGAAGAAGTTGAAGCTGGGCTAAAAGGCCTGAAAGTGGAACAGGAGGGAAAAATTGCTACTCCATTCATGGCTGAGCAAATGGAGGAAGCATTGAATGTCGCTGGCTCCAGACAGATCAAGAAAGATGGAGATATGACTGCATTTAACAAACTGGTCAGCAGTATGAAAGCAAGTGGGACTCTGCCTTCCCAGCCCAAAGTCAAC AGCCTTGAGAGCCACTTAatgtcacctccagagatggcAGGCCAGCCTCTGTCCAAGAATATTCTGCAG GAACTTCTTGGTCCACCCATTACCAGACCTGCTTCATCAAATGTCCTTAGTGGCCTGATAGGCGGTTTGGAACCTGCAGCCTCTTTACTGACGCAGAGAGCACCTTCTCCTCCTATTCCACCCGTGTTTCCAACTCGTGCTGCTTCTGCAGATTACCTGCGCCACAGAATATCTTCACCCATTG GTTTTGGACAAGGTTCTCAGCAAATGCTGGGTGATCCATTTCCAGGTGTAAGGAAGCCCATGAGTCCGGTTACTGCACAG ATGAGTCCCCTGGAAATACAACAAGCTGCATTAGAGGGACTAACATTACCACACGACTTAGCCATACAGGCAGCGAATTTCTATCAGCATGGCTTTGGCAAACCACAAATGGACAAAAGCAGAGATGGCTACAGAAACAG GCAGCAACGAATGACTAAATCACCTGCGCCAGGACACAGAGGGAATGCGTCTtctccagcccctgcagcatCAATTACTAGCATG CTGTCTCCTTCCTTTACACCTACCTCGGTGATTCGCAAGATGTATGAGagcaaggaaaaaagcaaagaggagCCAGTTTCTGGGAAAATGAAAGTCAGTGATGGGAAAGATGAAAATCAGAGGCCAAATGAAG CTACAGATAACCTACTGTCTAGTTCTGTGGAGAATGCAGATCAAGAAACTTTGCCCACCTTAGGTACCAAACTACCTGCACTGCAACGCTCCACATGTTCCACACCTCTTACCCAAGCAAATCGTTGCACCAAAGAGCAAGACTACAGGCCTAAGTCAACTGGTAGAAAGACTCCTACaatggcctccccagtgccaggaAGCCCTTTTCTTCGTCCTGTTCATCAAGTACCCCTTGTTCCCCATGTACCCATTGTGCGACCTGCTCATCAACTGCATCCAGGATTGGTCCAGAGAATGCTGGCACAGGGGGTTCATCCACAGCATCTTCCTCTACTGCAAGCAG GAATGCTTCCTCCTGGAGTGGATCTGTCTCACTTGCAGGGAATATCTGCTCCCATCCTTGGCCAACCCTTTTATCCACTACCAACAGCCAGCCATCACATCTTAAACCCACGCTCTGGGACACCTTTGCAGCTTGCGATGATGCAGCAGCAGCTACAACGATCAG GCACTGGAGCACAGGGATCACCTGCTGGTGCACAGACAAGCCCTCAGAATGTGCTGCCTCGGACTGGATTATCTCACGGGCACACACCGCTCGACCATCGCCCCAGCCAGAGAAGTGGCTCTCCCATCGGCCTTGCAAAATGGTTTGGTTCAGATGTCTTGCAGCAGCCTCTCCCTTCCATGCCATCCAAAGTCATCAGTGTAGATGAACTGGAATACCGGCAGTGA
- the EIF4ENIF1 gene encoding eukaryotic translation initiation factor 4E transporter isoform X5 gives MDKRGGITETENGDAFLELNRITTKYPHRYTKEELLDIKERPYSKQRPSCLSEKYDSDGVWDPEKWHASLYPSSGRTSPVESFKKDLDSDRTSLMRRIVDPRERVKEDDLDVVLSPQRRSFGGGCHVTAAISSRRAGSPLEKENDGVRVIGGRRIGSGRIISSRNFDKDHRGGEKDLRDSRDVRDRDRDRDYKDKRFRREFGDSKRVFGERRRNDSYTEEEPEWFSAGPTSQSETIELTGFDDKILEEDHKGRKRTRRRTASLKEGIECNGGVAEEDEVQAALANETPADQEVPREAVLQEPAPGEFDFNEFFNLDKSVPGLASMIEDVLGEGSVSASRFSRWFSNPSRSGSRSSSLRSTPHEELERLAAHSGVVLSVEEVEAGLKGLKVEQEGKIATPFMAEQMEEALNVAGSRQIKKDGDMTAFNKLVSSMKASGTLPSQPKVNQSLESHLMSPPEMAGQPLSKNILQELLGPPITRPASSNVLSGLIGGLEPAASLLTQRAPSPPIPPVFPTRAASADYLRHRISSPIGFGQGSQQMLGDPFPGVRKPMSPVTAQMSPLEIQQAALEGLTLPHDLAIQAANFYQHGFGKPQMDKSRDGYRNRQQRMTKSPAPGHRGNASSPAPAASITSMLSPSFTPTSVIRKMYESKEKSKEEPVSGKMKVSDGKDENQRPNEATDNLLSSSVENADQETLPTLGTKLPALQRSTCSTPLTQANRCTKEQDYRPKSTGRKTPTMASPVPGSPFLRPVHQVPLVPHVPIVRPAHQLHPGLVQRMLAQGVHPQHLPLLQAGMLPPGVDLSHLQGISAPILGQPFYPLPTASHHILNPRSGTPLQLAMMQQQLQRSGTGAQGSPAGAQTSPQNVLPRTGLSHGHTPLDHRPSQRSGSPIGLAKWFGSDVLQQPLPSMPSKVISVDELEYRQ, from the exons ATGGATAAAAGAGGAGGCataacagaaactgaaaatggtGATGCTTTCCTGGAGCTGAACAGAATTACGACGAAATACCCACATCGTTACACAAAG gAGGAACTGCTGGATATTAAGGAGCGTCCCTACTCTAAGCAAAGACCTTCttgtctttctgaaaaatatgaCAG cGATGGTGTCTGGGATCCAGAGAAGTGGCATGCATCTTTGTATCCGAGTTCAGGAAGAACTTCACCAgtggaaagctttaaaaaagatCTGGATTCAGATCGGACTTCTCTTATGCGTAGGATAGTGG ATCCAAGAGAGCGAGTGAAAGAAGATGACTTGGATGTAGTCTTAAGTCCCCAAAGGCGAAGCTTTGGAGGTGGCTGTCACGTAACTGCAGCTATTAGCTCACGTCGAGCAGGGAGCCCCTTAGAAAAGGAGAACGATGGTGTCCGTGTTATTGGTGGCCGTAGGATTGGCAGTGGAAGAATTATCTCTTCTCGCAACTTTGATAAAGACCACCGGGGTGGCGAAAAAGACTTACGTGATTCTAGAGATGTGAGAGACCGAGATCGGGACAGGGACTACAAAGATAAACGCTTCAgg AGGGAGTTTGGTGACAGCAAACGGGTCTTTGGGGAGCGAAGGAGGAATGACTCCTACACTGAAGAGGAGCCTGAGTGGTTCTCTGCTGGTCCTACAAGTCAGTCTGAAACCATTGAGCTCACAGGCTTTGATGATAAAATTTTGGAGGAGGATCACAAAGGGAGAAAACGTACAAGACGACGTACAGCCTCACTAAAAGAAG ggaTAGAATGCAATGGTGGAGTGGCAGAAGAGGATGAAGTGCAAGCTGCCCTTGCCAATGAAACTCCAGCAGATCAGGAAGTCCCTAGGGAAGCCGTCTTACAAGAACCAGCTCCAGGAGAGTTTGACTTCAATGAGTTCTTTAACTTGGATAAAAGTGTTCCTGGCCTGGCTTCG ATGATAGAGGATGTGCTGGGGGAAGGTTCTGTGTCTGCCAGCAGGTTCAGCAGGTGGTTTTCTAATCCGAGTCGTTCTGGAAGTCGGTCAAGCAGCTTGAGATCTACACCACATGAGGAACTGGAGAGGCTAGCAG CACATTCAGGAGTTGTACTTTCTGTGGAAGAAGTTGAAGCTGGGCTAAAAGGCCTGAAAGTGGAACAGGAGGGAAAAATTGCTACTCCATTCATGGCTGAGCAAATGGAGGAAGCATTGAATGTCGCTGGCTCCAGACAGATCAAGAAAGATGGAGATATGACTGCATTTAACAAACTGGTCAGCAGTATGAAAGCAAGTGGGACTCTGCCTTCCCAGCCCAAAGTCAAC CAGAGCCTTGAGAGCCACTTAatgtcacctccagagatggcAGGCCAGCCTCTGTCCAAGAATATTCTGCAG GAACTTCTTGGTCCACCCATTACCAGACCTGCTTCATCAAATGTCCTTAGTGGCCTGATAGGCGGTTTGGAACCTGCAGCCTCTTTACTGACGCAGAGAGCACCTTCTCCTCCTATTCCACCCGTGTTTCCAACTCGTGCTGCTTCTGCAGATTACCTGCGCCACAGAATATCTTCACCCATTG GTTTTGGACAAGGTTCTCAGCAAATGCTGGGTGATCCATTTCCAGGTGTAAGGAAGCCCATGAGTCCGGTTACTGCACAG ATGAGTCCCCTGGAAATACAACAAGCTGCATTAGAGGGACTAACATTACCACACGACTTAGCCATACAGGCAGCGAATTTCTATCAGCATGGCTTTGGCAAACCACAAATGGACAAAAGCAGAGATGGCTACAGAAACAG GCAGCAACGAATGACTAAATCACCTGCGCCAGGACACAGAGGGAATGCGTCTtctccagcccctgcagcatCAATTACTAGCATG CTGTCTCCTTCCTTTACACCTACCTCGGTGATTCGCAAGATGTATGAGagcaaggaaaaaagcaaagaggagCCAGTTTCTGGGAAAATGAAAGTCAGTGATGGGAAAGATGAAAATCAGAGGCCAAATGAAG CTACAGATAACCTACTGTCTAGTTCTGTGGAGAATGCAGATCAAGAAACTTTGCCCACCTTAGGTACCAAACTACCTGCACTGCAACGCTCCACATGTTCCACACCTCTTACCCAAGCAAATCGTTGCACCAAAGAGCAAGACTACAGGCCTAAGTCAACTGGTAGAAAGACTCCTACaatggcctccccagtgccaggaAGCCCTTTTCTTCGTCCTGTTCATCAAGTACCCCTTGTTCCCCATGTACCCATTGTGCGACCTGCTCATCAACTGCATCCAGGATTGGTCCAGAGAATGCTGGCACAGGGGGTTCATCCACAGCATCTTCCTCTACTGCAAGCAG GAATGCTTCCTCCTGGAGTGGATCTGTCTCACTTGCAGGGAATATCTGCTCCCATCCTTGGCCAACCCTTTTATCCACTACCAACAGCCAGCCATCACATCTTAAACCCACGCTCTGGGACACCTTTGCAGCTTGCGATGATGCAGCAGCAGCTACAACGATCAG GCACTGGAGCACAGGGATCACCTGCTGGTGCACAGACAAGCCCTCAGAATGTGCTGCCTCGGACTGGATTATCTCACGGGCACACACCGCTCGACCATCGCCCCAGCCAGAGAAGTGGCTCTCCCATCGGCCTTGCAAAATGGTTTGGTTCAGATGTCTTGCAGCAGCCTCTCCCTTCCATGCCATCCAAAGTCATCAGTGTAGATGAACTGGAATACCGGCAGTGA
- the EIF4ENIF1 gene encoding eukaryotic translation initiation factor 4E transporter isoform X8 — protein sequence MDKRGGITETENGDAFLELNRITTKYPHRYTKEELLDIKERPYSKQRPSCLSEKYDSDGVWDPEKWHASLYPSSGRTSPVESFKKDLDSDRTSLMRRIVDPRERVKEDDLDVVLSPQRRSFGGGCHVTAAISSRRAGSPLEKENDGVRVIGGRRIGSGRIISSRNFDKDHRGGEKDLRDSRDVRDRDRDRDYKDKRFRREFGDSKRVFGERRRNDSYTEEEPEWFSAGPTSQSETIELTGFDDKILEEDHKGRKRTRRRTASLKEGIECNGGVAEEDEVQAALANETPADQEVPREAVLQEPAPGEFDFNEFFNLDKSVPGLASMIEDVLGEGSVSASRFSRWFSNPSRSGSRSSSLRSTPHEELERLAAHSGVVLSVEEVEAGLKGLKVEQEGKIATPFMAEQMEEALNVAGSRQIKKDGDMTAFNKLVSSMKASGTLPSQPKVNSLESHLMSPPEMAGQPLSKNILQELLGPPITRPASSNVLSGLIGGLEPAASLLTQRAPSPPIPPVFPTRAASADYLRHRISSPIGFGQGSQQMLGDPFPGVRKPMSPVTAQMSPLEIQQAALEGLTLPHDLAIQAANFYQHGFGKPQMDKSRDGYRNRQQRMTKSPAPGHRGNASSPAPAASITSMLSPSFTPTSVIRKMYESKEKSKEEPVSGKMKVSDGKDENQRPNEGTKLPALQRSTCSTPLTQANRCTKEQDYRPKSTGRKTPTMASPVPGSPFLRPVHQVPLVPHVPIVRPAHQLHPGLVQRMLAQGVHPQHLPLLQAGMLPPGVDLSHLQGISAPILGQPFYPLPTASHHILNPRSGTPLQLAMMQQQLQRSGTGAQGSPAGAQTSPQNVLPRTGLSHGHTPLDHRPSQRSGSPIGLAKWFGSDVLQQPLPSMPSKVISVDELEYRQ from the exons ATGGATAAAAGAGGAGGCataacagaaactgaaaatggtGATGCTTTCCTGGAGCTGAACAGAATTACGACGAAATACCCACATCGTTACACAAAG gAGGAACTGCTGGATATTAAGGAGCGTCCCTACTCTAAGCAAAGACCTTCttgtctttctgaaaaatatgaCAG cGATGGTGTCTGGGATCCAGAGAAGTGGCATGCATCTTTGTATCCGAGTTCAGGAAGAACTTCACCAgtggaaagctttaaaaaagatCTGGATTCAGATCGGACTTCTCTTATGCGTAGGATAGTGG ATCCAAGAGAGCGAGTGAAAGAAGATGACTTGGATGTAGTCTTAAGTCCCCAAAGGCGAAGCTTTGGAGGTGGCTGTCACGTAACTGCAGCTATTAGCTCACGTCGAGCAGGGAGCCCCTTAGAAAAGGAGAACGATGGTGTCCGTGTTATTGGTGGCCGTAGGATTGGCAGTGGAAGAATTATCTCTTCTCGCAACTTTGATAAAGACCACCGGGGTGGCGAAAAAGACTTACGTGATTCTAGAGATGTGAGAGACCGAGATCGGGACAGGGACTACAAAGATAAACGCTTCAgg AGGGAGTTTGGTGACAGCAAACGGGTCTTTGGGGAGCGAAGGAGGAATGACTCCTACACTGAAGAGGAGCCTGAGTGGTTCTCTGCTGGTCCTACAAGTCAGTCTGAAACCATTGAGCTCACAGGCTTTGATGATAAAATTTTGGAGGAGGATCACAAAGGGAGAAAACGTACAAGACGACGTACAGCCTCACTAAAAGAAG ggaTAGAATGCAATGGTGGAGTGGCAGAAGAGGATGAAGTGCAAGCTGCCCTTGCCAATGAAACTCCAGCAGATCAGGAAGTCCCTAGGGAAGCCGTCTTACAAGAACCAGCTCCAGGAGAGTTTGACTTCAATGAGTTCTTTAACTTGGATAAAAGTGTTCCTGGCCTGGCTTCG ATGATAGAGGATGTGCTGGGGGAAGGTTCTGTGTCTGCCAGCAGGTTCAGCAGGTGGTTTTCTAATCCGAGTCGTTCTGGAAGTCGGTCAAGCAGCTTGAGATCTACACCACATGAGGAACTGGAGAGGCTAGCAG CACATTCAGGAGTTGTACTTTCTGTGGAAGAAGTTGAAGCTGGGCTAAAAGGCCTGAAAGTGGAACAGGAGGGAAAAATTGCTACTCCATTCATGGCTGAGCAAATGGAGGAAGCATTGAATGTCGCTGGCTCCAGACAGATCAAGAAAGATGGAGATATGACTGCATTTAACAAACTGGTCAGCAGTATGAAAGCAAGTGGGACTCTGCCTTCCCAGCCCAAAGTCAAC AGCCTTGAGAGCCACTTAatgtcacctccagagatggcAGGCCAGCCTCTGTCCAAGAATATTCTGCAG GAACTTCTTGGTCCACCCATTACCAGACCTGCTTCATCAAATGTCCTTAGTGGCCTGATAGGCGGTTTGGAACCTGCAGCCTCTTTACTGACGCAGAGAGCACCTTCTCCTCCTATTCCACCCGTGTTTCCAACTCGTGCTGCTTCTGCAGATTACCTGCGCCACAGAATATCTTCACCCATTG GTTTTGGACAAGGTTCTCAGCAAATGCTGGGTGATCCATTTCCAGGTGTAAGGAAGCCCATGAGTCCGGTTACTGCACAG ATGAGTCCCCTGGAAATACAACAAGCTGCATTAGAGGGACTAACATTACCACACGACTTAGCCATACAGGCAGCGAATTTCTATCAGCATGGCTTTGGCAAACCACAAATGGACAAAAGCAGAGATGGCTACAGAAACAG GCAGCAACGAATGACTAAATCACCTGCGCCAGGACACAGAGGGAATGCGTCTtctccagcccctgcagcatCAATTACTAGCATG CTGTCTCCTTCCTTTACACCTACCTCGGTGATTCGCAAGATGTATGAGagcaaggaaaaaagcaaagaggagCCAGTTTCTGGGAAAATGAAAGTCAGTGATGGGAAAGATGAAAATCAGAGGCCAAATGAAG GTACCAAACTACCTGCACTGCAACGCTCCACATGTTCCACACCTCTTACCCAAGCAAATCGTTGCACCAAAGAGCAAGACTACAGGCCTAAGTCAACTGGTAGAAAGACTCCTACaatggcctccccagtgccaggaAGCCCTTTTCTTCGTCCTGTTCATCAAGTACCCCTTGTTCCCCATGTACCCATTGTGCGACCTGCTCATCAACTGCATCCAGGATTGGTCCAGAGAATGCTGGCACAGGGGGTTCATCCACAGCATCTTCCTCTACTGCAAGCAG GAATGCTTCCTCCTGGAGTGGATCTGTCTCACTTGCAGGGAATATCTGCTCCCATCCTTGGCCAACCCTTTTATCCACTACCAACAGCCAGCCATCACATCTTAAACCCACGCTCTGGGACACCTTTGCAGCTTGCGATGATGCAGCAGCAGCTACAACGATCAG GCACTGGAGCACAGGGATCACCTGCTGGTGCACAGACAAGCCCTCAGAATGTGCTGCCTCGGACTGGATTATCTCACGGGCACACACCGCTCGACCATCGCCCCAGCCAGAGAAGTGGCTCTCCCATCGGCCTTGCAAAATGGTTTGGTTCAGATGTCTTGCAGCAGCCTCTCCCTTCCATGCCATCCAAAGTCATCAGTGTAGATGAACTGGAATACCGGCAGTGA